The following are encoded together in the Mycolicibacterium arabiense genome:
- a CDS encoding ABC transporter permease: MSVESPAPAVERSTARRRVDRIVEAVLTQRIVLLGVLIVIVVAWLMFLSANGYLNGDYDFDYMSATLIDAVPLALLAFAELVVIVSGRGGIDLSVGAMVSLVGMIFGFAYGKWGWPLLAAVVLAVVVGAVLGAINGFLVARIGFPALIATLATYYAYRSIALVINDQKPINSPEIQNLYPLTGSVRVPIIGDYIPDVPLGVFTFFLPVLVVLWLALERGTFGRRLYAVGTNDVAARWAGVDVPGTRMRAYVLSGILSGLVAVYITAEFASARPDAGTAGNGLALPAITIAVLGGVAITGGVGRLAGVLLATLLIVWLNAGIILYFEGNTGTQSQLLALGVVLVLSALLNGFTTRRFSGSD; encoded by the coding sequence GTGAGCGTGGAGAGTCCTGCACCCGCCGTGGAGCGATCCACGGCACGTCGCCGAGTCGATCGCATCGTCGAAGCCGTACTCACCCAGCGGATCGTGTTGCTCGGGGTGCTGATCGTCATCGTCGTCGCGTGGCTGATGTTCCTCAGTGCCAACGGCTACCTCAACGGGGACTACGACTTCGACTACATGTCGGCCACCCTGATCGACGCGGTTCCGTTGGCACTGTTGGCGTTCGCCGAACTCGTCGTCATCGTGTCCGGCCGCGGCGGCATCGACCTGTCGGTCGGTGCCATGGTCTCGTTGGTGGGAATGATCTTCGGATTCGCCTACGGCAAGTGGGGCTGGCCACTGCTCGCCGCCGTCGTGCTGGCCGTCGTCGTGGGTGCGGTACTCGGTGCCATCAACGGATTCCTCGTCGCCCGCATCGGCTTTCCTGCGCTCATCGCCACCTTGGCGACCTACTACGCTTACCGGTCGATCGCGCTGGTCATCAACGACCAGAAGCCCATCAACAGTCCTGAGATTCAGAACCTCTATCCGCTCACCGGTTCGGTGCGCGTACCGATCATCGGCGACTACATCCCCGACGTCCCCCTAGGGGTGTTCACCTTCTTCCTGCCCGTGCTCGTCGTCCTGTGGCTGGCGCTCGAACGCGGCACCTTCGGCCGCAGGCTGTACGCCGTCGGCACCAACGACGTCGCAGCACGGTGGGCCGGCGTCGACGTGCCGGGCACGCGGATGCGGGCATACGTGCTTTCCGGCATCCTGTCGGGACTGGTGGCGGTGTACATCACGGCGGAGTTCGCCTCGGCCCGCCCGGATGCCGGCACCGCGGGCAACGGCCTTGCGCTGCCTGCGATCACGATCGCCGTACTGGGTGGAGTCGCGATCACCGGCGGCGTCGGGCGGTTGGCGGGCGTGCTGCTGGCCACGTTGCTGATCGTGTGGCTGAACGCCGGCATCATCTTGTACTTCGAGGGCAACACGGGTACGCAGTCCCAACTGCTAGCCCTGGGTGTGGTGCTCGTCCTGTCCGCGCTCCTCAACGGCTTCACCACGCGAAGATTCAGCGGCAGCGACTGA
- a CDS encoding 3-hydroxyacyl-CoA dehydrogenase family protein, with protein MRKINTVTVVGAGYMGGGIAQVLALNGFQVRIADVSVEATREALERLDREAREFEEQGLFDTGSAETIMGNLTAGDSLDDAVSDVDFVMEAVFEDPDVKKEVLERICASARPDTIIGTNTSTIPVKVLVEAVTNPERFLTVHFSNPAPFIPGVELVAGEATTQEVIDSIKDLLVRAGCEGAQVADTPGMALNRLQYALLKEATLIVEQGVATKEDVDTIVRTTFGFRLGFFGPFAIADQAGLDVYVKGFRTLENEFGERMATPKLLTDNVDAGRHGTKNGKGWTGDFDDDTKAAVIAYRNRAYSRMGDLLRELGPAPKGS; from the coding sequence ATGCGCAAGATCAACACCGTCACAGTCGTCGGCGCCGGATACATGGGCGGCGGGATCGCCCAGGTCCTCGCACTGAACGGCTTCCAGGTTCGGATCGCCGACGTCAGCGTCGAGGCCACCCGAGAGGCCCTCGAGCGGTTGGACCGGGAGGCAAGGGAATTCGAAGAACAGGGCCTGTTCGATACGGGTAGTGCCGAGACCATCATGGGCAACCTCACGGCCGGCGACAGCCTCGATGACGCCGTCTCCGACGTCGACTTCGTGATGGAGGCCGTCTTCGAAGACCCCGACGTGAAGAAAGAGGTCCTGGAGCGGATCTGCGCGAGCGCACGCCCCGACACGATCATCGGCACCAACACCTCGACCATCCCGGTCAAGGTGCTGGTCGAGGCAGTCACCAATCCCGAGCGGTTCCTGACCGTGCACTTCTCCAACCCCGCGCCGTTCATCCCCGGCGTCGAGCTGGTCGCCGGGGAGGCCACCACGCAGGAGGTCATCGACTCCATCAAGGACCTCCTGGTACGGGCCGGGTGTGAGGGCGCCCAAGTCGCCGATACACCGGGCATGGCGCTCAACCGTCTGCAATACGCACTGCTCAAGGAGGCGACCCTGATCGTCGAACAGGGTGTGGCCACGAAGGAGGACGTCGACACGATCGTGCGCACCACCTTCGGGTTCCGGCTGGGATTCTTCGGCCCGTTCGCCATCGCCGACCAAGCCGGACTCGACGTGTACGTCAAGGGATTCCGCACCCTGGAGAACGAGTTCGGCGAGCGCATGGCCACCCCCAAGCTCCTCACGGACAACGTGGACGCAGGCCGTCACGGCACCAAGAACGGCAAGGGGTGGACGGGCGACTTCGACGACGACACGAAGGCTGCCGTCATCGCCTACCGGAACAGGGCCTATTCCCGCATGGGTGATCTGCTGCGCGAACTCGGGCCGGCGCCGAAGGGGTCCTGA
- a CDS encoding ABC transporter permease, producing the protein MSVPTDAKVRPVRARGRVLPPPVTPAEIVLVAVLVVLWIALAAATPAFLSAGSIIPLLVEVAPVALIGIGMTFVIITGGIDVSVGGAIMVCSVVTAKLMRDQALPAWACLAVALATGAVLGLVNGALIAYGRVHAIIITFGTWNVFLFVGLQIFDSQPISGMPNTLAWFGRGAEGRTLLVPHSFVIMVVLAAVAWWYLRHTAGGRHFFAVGGDPVAARLAGIRVQRRILIAYVTTGLLVGLASIFTLAKGTSQLDQSVGSGQELAVIAAVVIGGTSIMGGRGSVLGTVLGALLVQTVKSGVTQLGWPSQLSDLFVGIFIVVAVGTDLLRRRARRNP; encoded by the coding sequence ATGAGCGTCCCCACCGACGCCAAGGTCAGGCCGGTGCGCGCTCGGGGACGGGTGTTGCCCCCTCCGGTCACACCCGCCGAGATCGTCCTCGTCGCCGTGCTGGTCGTGCTCTGGATCGCCCTGGCGGCAGCCACACCCGCGTTCCTCAGCGCGGGGTCGATCATCCCGCTCCTCGTCGAGGTAGCGCCGGTCGCGTTGATCGGCATCGGCATGACGTTCGTCATCATCACCGGCGGCATCGACGTGTCGGTGGGCGGCGCCATCATGGTGTGCTCCGTCGTCACGGCCAAGCTGATGCGGGATCAGGCGCTACCCGCGTGGGCTTGCCTCGCCGTCGCGCTCGCGACCGGCGCGGTGCTCGGACTCGTCAACGGCGCCCTGATCGCCTACGGGCGCGTGCACGCCATCATCATCACCTTCGGCACGTGGAACGTCTTCCTCTTCGTGGGTCTGCAGATCTTCGATTCGCAGCCGATCAGCGGAATGCCGAACACCCTGGCCTGGTTTGGTCGCGGGGCCGAAGGTCGCACGCTGTTGGTGCCACACAGCTTCGTCATCATGGTGGTCCTCGCCGCGGTCGCATGGTGGTACCTGCGGCACACGGCGGGCGGGCGCCACTTCTTCGCGGTGGGCGGCGACCCGGTCGCCGCCCGGCTGGCCGGAATCAGGGTGCAGCGCCGGATCCTGATCGCCTACGTCACGACCGGACTGCTGGTGGGGCTGGCCTCCATCTTCACCCTTGCCAAGGGCACCTCCCAGCTCGACCAGTCCGTCGGGTCCGGTCAGGAACTCGCCGTGATCGCCGCCGTGGTCATCGGCGGAACCTCGATCATGGGTGGGCGGGGGTCGGTGCTGGGCACGGTACTCGGGGCGCTCCTCGTCCAGACCGTGAAGTCCGGCGTCACGCAATTGGGGTGGCCATCGCAGCTGTCGGACCTGTTCGTCGGGATCTTCATCGTCGTGGCCGTGGGTACCGACCTTCTCCGACGGCGCGCGAGGAGGAACCCGTGA
- a CDS encoding GntP family permease, giving the protein MDEVVLAERPAALLIVIAVVAIAVLLFLIIKVRLHAFFSLIIVSVLTGLAAGISMGDVVSVVIAGFSNTVGTVALLVGFGAVLGRLVEMTGGAQTLADKMLERFGEKRAPLALAVASLFYAFPIFLDAGFIVMLPIIYTVARRLGGSFMLYVLPSIGAFLMMHALTPPHPGPTAAATVMGADVGMVVLVALLVGLPTWYLAGYRLSLIIAKRYPNMPVPNLLGEPKDYPEDERPGFWTVILVLLLPLLLIFFNTVFSTLEADGAVTEDNLGYQLSRLIGTTSMALLISVLLAMVLLYLRPRRRRGESVGGLLENLVDDALAPVCSIILITGAGGAFGRVLTETGIGQTLADGLDALGLPVMLSGFLIAIAFRVAQGSATVAATTAGAIMAPAVTSMNLGAVALAAVVIGICAGSITFSHVNDSGFWLIGRFCGFDTVTTLKTWTVIATAIGFMSFALAAVVYAVAS; this is encoded by the coding sequence ATGGATGAAGTAGTTCTCGCGGAGCGGCCCGCCGCCCTGCTCATCGTCATCGCCGTCGTCGCCATCGCGGTGCTGCTGTTCCTCATCATCAAGGTCAGGCTCCACGCCTTCTTCTCGCTGATCATCGTCAGCGTGCTGACCGGTCTTGCCGCAGGCATCAGCATGGGCGACGTCGTCAGCGTGGTCATTGCCGGCTTCAGTAACACCGTCGGCACGGTGGCACTACTGGTCGGCTTCGGTGCCGTACTCGGACGTCTCGTCGAGATGACCGGCGGTGCACAGACATTGGCCGACAAGATGCTGGAGAGGTTCGGTGAGAAGAGGGCACCACTGGCCCTCGCCGTGGCCTCCCTGTTCTACGCCTTCCCAATCTTCCTCGACGCCGGTTTCATCGTGATGCTGCCCATCATCTACACCGTGGCTCGGCGCCTGGGCGGATCGTTCATGCTCTACGTGCTGCCGTCGATCGGTGCGTTTCTCATGATGCACGCGCTGACGCCGCCTCACCCCGGCCCGACGGCCGCGGCGACGGTGATGGGCGCGGACGTCGGGATGGTGGTCCTCGTCGCTCTCCTGGTCGGCCTGCCGACCTGGTATCTCGCCGGCTACCGACTCAGCCTGATCATCGCCAAGCGCTATCCGAACATGCCGGTGCCGAACCTGCTCGGCGAGCCGAAGGACTATCCCGAGGACGAGCGACCGGGTTTCTGGACCGTCATCCTCGTACTACTGCTGCCGTTGCTGTTGATCTTCTTCAATACGGTGTTCTCGACTCTCGAGGCAGATGGCGCCGTGACCGAAGACAACCTCGGGTACCAGCTTTCCCGCCTCATCGGAACGACCTCGATGGCCTTGCTGATCAGCGTCTTGTTGGCGATGGTGTTGCTGTACCTCCGGCCACGACGACGGCGTGGCGAGTCGGTCGGCGGGCTGCTGGAGAATCTCGTCGACGACGCGTTGGCGCCGGTCTGTTCGATCATCTTGATCACGGGGGCGGGTGGCGCCTTCGGCAGGGTCCTTACCGAAACCGGTATCGGCCAGACCTTGGCCGACGGCCTGGACGCCCTCGGTCTGCCGGTCATGCTCTCCGGCTTCCTGATCGCCATCGCGTTCCGCGTCGCGCAGGGCTCTGCCACCGTCGCTGCGACGACGGCCGGCGCGATCATGGCCCCCGCCGTGACGTCGATGAACCTCGGAGCGGTAGCCCTGGCTGCAGTCGTCATCGGCATCTGCGCTGGCTCGATCACGTTCTCGCACGTGAACGACTCCGGCTTCTGGCTAATCGGACGCTTCTGTGGCTTCGACACGGTGACCACGTTGAAGACGTGGACGGTCATTGCGACCGCCATTGGGTTCATGTCCTTCGCGCTAGCCGCAGTGGTCTACGCGGTCGCCAGCTGA
- a CDS encoding autoinducer 2 ABC transporter substrate-binding protein — translation MTSQRVVGAISVVLALTMVTGGCTKKDSAAPASSGDSSAAQDSGGAVKVAFVPKLQGSPYFEAMDTGAKQAATELGDVEWLYQGPTSADAAAQAQVVRSFIQQKVDVLVVAPNDPDSMAPLMKQAQDAGIKVMTADTDAPNSVREAFINQATAEGIGNTTAETLMKAMGGKGKWAIVSCGETAENLNSWIAAEKAYVSAKYPEAELVDVVYSGEDQAKGTQMATDLMSAHPDLTGLLGQCTTSAVGVAQAVKDAGKIGQVFSVGIGTPKSMKPYLEDGSSSGSILWNVQNLGYLTAWAGQQIAQGKPFEATNKVSDAMPDVKWDEASKTLVLGDPLLITTENVDQFDY, via the coding sequence GTGACCTCCCAGCGTGTCGTCGGTGCGATCAGCGTGGTTCTCGCCCTCACCATGGTCACGGGCGGCTGTACCAAGAAGGATTCGGCCGCACCCGCTTCGTCCGGCGACAGCAGTGCAGCACAGGACTCGGGCGGTGCCGTGAAGGTCGCGTTCGTGCCAAAGCTGCAGGGATCGCCCTACTTCGAGGCCATGGACACAGGCGCCAAGCAGGCGGCGACCGAACTCGGTGACGTCGAGTGGCTCTATCAGGGCCCCACGTCGGCCGACGCTGCGGCCCAGGCGCAGGTCGTCCGCTCCTTCATTCAGCAGAAGGTGGACGTACTGGTCGTCGCGCCGAACGACCCCGACTCGATGGCGCCGTTGATGAAGCAGGCGCAGGACGCGGGCATCAAGGTGATGACCGCCGATACCGACGCGCCCAACTCGGTCCGTGAGGCGTTCATCAACCAAGCCACCGCCGAGGGCATCGGCAACACCACCGCCGAGACGCTCATGAAGGCGATGGGCGGAAAGGGCAAGTGGGCCATCGTGTCCTGTGGAGAGACGGCAGAGAACCTGAACTCCTGGATCGCCGCGGAGAAGGCCTACGTATCGGCCAAGTACCCGGAGGCCGAACTCGTCGACGTCGTGTACTCGGGTGAGGATCAGGCCAAGGGAACGCAGATGGCCACCGACCTGATGAGCGCACACCCGGACCTGACCGGTCTGCTGGGTCAGTGCACGACCTCGGCGGTCGGCGTCGCCCAAGCCGTGAAGGACGCAGGCAAGATCGGGCAGGTGTTCTCCGTCGGGATCGGCACGCCGAAGTCGATGAAGCCCTACCTCGAAGACGGCTCCTCGTCGGGATCGATCCTCTGGAACGTGCAGAACCTGGGCTACCTCACGGCGTGGGCCGGACAGCAGATCGCGCAAGGCAAGCCGTTCGAGGCCACCAACAAGGTCAGCGATGCGATGCCCGACGTCAAGTGGGACGAGGCGAGTAAGACGCTGGTCCTCGGTGACCCGCTGTTGATCACCACCGAGAACGTCGACCAGTTCGATTACTGA
- a CDS encoding sugar ABC transporter ATP-binding protein, which produces MSQPRLTLRGLVKSYGAVKAIRHADFEVRSGEVHALVGENGAGKSTLIRIISGATTPDSGTITHDDVPVTISSTVDAIALGIATVYQEPQLFAELTVAENVFMGREIVKGGRVDWAAQNERVAGLLQALDLPAKLTTATVGDLPVATQQQVSIAKALAGEARVLILDEPSAILTDAEIDVLFGIIRRLADDGVSIVYISHRLDEVVKIADRVTVMRDGSTIGTYAMTDMTVRRMAELMVGEALSEHSGPRSTPPGDVVLELKSLARTGSFHDVSLQLRAGEILGLYGLVGSGVAEIAECIHGLAKTSGGEIVVEGRAVAPRSPREAADAGIALLPANRKTEGMFSFQSIAFNVSIGHLRRLSLGRAFVDRRKERTVVKDLMKRLAVRATDENQPVGNLSGGNAQKVMLARQLVERPTLLLLAEPTQGVDIGAKEEIHRIIAELADNGTAVLVATSDLQEAQRITDRLLVVRAGTIAAEFGPDARQADILAAAAGDREGSATA; this is translated from the coding sequence ATGTCACAACCGAGGCTGACGCTGCGCGGACTGGTCAAGAGCTACGGTGCGGTCAAGGCCATCCGGCACGCCGACTTCGAAGTCCGGTCCGGCGAGGTGCACGCATTGGTGGGAGAGAACGGCGCGGGCAAGTCGACGCTGATCAGGATCATCTCGGGTGCCACGACGCCGGACTCCGGCACGATCACTCATGACGATGTGCCAGTGACGATTTCGTCCACCGTCGATGCGATTGCACTGGGGATCGCCACGGTGTATCAGGAACCGCAACTCTTCGCGGAACTGACCGTGGCCGAGAACGTGTTCATGGGCCGCGAGATCGTCAAGGGCGGCCGCGTCGACTGGGCTGCCCAAAATGAACGGGTCGCCGGCCTGTTGCAGGCTCTCGATCTGCCGGCGAAGCTGACGACCGCGACTGTCGGCGACCTGCCCGTCGCCACTCAGCAGCAGGTGTCGATCGCCAAGGCGCTGGCGGGTGAGGCCCGGGTGCTCATCCTCGACGAGCCCTCGGCCATCCTCACCGACGCGGAGATCGACGTCCTGTTCGGGATCATCCGGCGCCTCGCGGACGACGGTGTGTCGATCGTCTACATCTCCCATCGGCTGGACGAGGTCGTCAAGATCGCCGATCGGGTGACGGTCATGCGCGACGGAAGCACCATCGGTACCTACGCGATGACGGACATGACGGTGCGACGGATGGCCGAACTGATGGTGGGCGAAGCACTCTCGGAACACTCCGGGCCCCGTTCCACCCCACCGGGAGACGTGGTGCTGGAGCTGAAGTCACTGGCTCGGACCGGATCGTTCCATGACGTGAGCCTCCAGCTGCGTGCGGGCGAGATACTTGGGCTGTACGGTCTCGTGGGCTCCGGTGTGGCGGAGATCGCCGAGTGCATCCATGGACTGGCGAAGACCAGTGGTGGCGAGATCGTCGTCGAGGGCCGCGCGGTCGCTCCACGATCACCGCGCGAGGCCGCCGACGCGGGTATCGCGCTACTGCCCGCCAACCGCAAGACCGAAGGGATGTTCTCCTTCCAGTCCATCGCGTTCAACGTGTCGATCGGCCACCTCCGCCGGTTGTCGCTCGGCAGGGCCTTCGTCGACCGACGCAAGGAACGCACGGTGGTCAAGGACCTGATGAAGCGGTTGGCGGTGCGCGCGACCGACGAGAACCAGCCGGTCGGAAACCTATCCGGGGGAAATGCGCAAAAGGTGATGCTCGCAAGGCAACTCGTCGAACGGCCGACGCTCCTGCTGCTGGCCGAACCCACGCAGGGCGTAGACATCGGCGCCAAGGAGGAGATCCACCGGATCATTGCCGAACTCGCCGACAACGGCACTGCCGTGCTGGTCGCCACCTCCGACCTGCAAGAGGCGCAACGCATCACCGATCGGCTGCTCGTCGTCCGGGCGGGCACCATCGCCGCCGAGTTCGGACCCGACGCCCGACAGGCCGACATCCTGGCCGCTGCAGCCGGCGACCGCGAGGGATCGGCGACCGCATGA
- a CDS encoding SDR family NAD(P)-dependent oxidoreductase produces the protein MTVLDAFSLTGKRALVTGGNRGLGLAFVRGLAEAGAEVVFVSRDAERNAHAVDALAQDGLRVQAFEVDVTSQDGPDAAITGAVERLGGLDLLLNNAGLAIHKPALEITDDEWDLVFDVNTRSLWRLSQRAGAHMREHGGGNILNVGSISSLIVNRPQWQPSYNASKAAVHQLTKSLAAEWAPYGIRVNAIAPGYVKTEMAPVDRPEFRQHWIEDAPMKRYALPEEIAPTVVYMASDASAFMTGSVVVIDGGYTVY, from the coding sequence ATGACAGTGCTCGACGCCTTCTCGCTGACCGGCAAGCGGGCTCTGGTGACCGGCGGCAATCGCGGTCTCGGGCTGGCGTTCGTCCGCGGACTGGCCGAAGCGGGTGCGGAGGTCGTCTTCGTCTCACGCGACGCCGAACGCAACGCCCATGCCGTCGATGCCCTGGCCCAGGACGGACTCCGCGTGCAGGCGTTCGAGGTCGACGTCACCTCGCAGGACGGCCCCGATGCGGCGATCACCGGTGCCGTGGAACGACTCGGCGGTTTGGACCTCCTTCTCAACAATGCCGGTTTGGCCATTCACAAGCCCGCGCTCGAGATCACCGATGACGAATGGGATCTGGTGTTCGACGTCAACACCCGATCACTGTGGCGGCTCAGCCAGCGGGCAGGCGCACACATGCGGGAGCACGGTGGCGGCAACATCCTCAACGTCGGTTCGATCAGTTCGCTGATCGTCAATCGTCCGCAGTGGCAGCCGTCGTACAACGCGTCGAAGGCCGCCGTGCATCAGTTGACGAAGTCACTGGCTGCCGAGTGGGCGCCGTACGGCATCCGGGTCAACGCGATCGCCCCCGGTTACGTCAAGACCGAGATGGCGCCCGTGGACAGACCCGAGTTCCGGCAGCACTGGATTGAGGACGCACCGATGAAGCGCTACGCGCTGCCGGAGGAGATCGCGCCCACCGTCGTCTACATGGCATCGGACGCGTCGGCGTTCATGACCGGGTCGGTCGTCGTCATCGACGGCGGCTACACCGTGTATTGA